From one Treponema denticola genomic stretch:
- a CDS encoding radical SAM mobile pair protein B, which translates to MAEVIDGILIGEVKTKNIMTKSSLPVGGYSVNPYVGCTHACKYCYASFMKRFTGHKEEWGTFLDVKHWPEIKNPKKYAGQRVVIGSVTDGYNPQEGQFGNTRKLLEQLIGSDADILICTKSDLVVRDIDLLKKLGRVTVSWSINTLDENFKNDMDSASSIERRIASMKQVYDAGIRTVCFVSPVFPGITDFEAIFELVKGQCDLFWLENLNLRGGFKKTIMDYIAGKYPDLVPLYDEIYNKHNRSYFEALEVKAEEMAKKYDCPFVDNEMPYGRVPQGHPVIVDYFYHEEIRGTENTGKRNR; encoded by the coding sequence ATGGCAGAAGTAATCGATGGAATCCTCATTGGTGAGGTGAAAACAAAGAACATCATGACCAAGTCCAGTCTACCGGTAGGCGGTTACTCGGTCAATCCCTATGTAGGCTGTACACATGCCTGCAAGTATTGCTATGCTTCTTTTATGAAGCGCTTTACCGGACACAAGGAGGAATGGGGCACTTTCCTTGATGTGAAGCATTGGCCGGAAATTAAAAATCCGAAGAAATATGCCGGACAGCGGGTGGTCATCGGTTCTGTGACGGATGGCTACAATCCACAGGAGGGGCAATTCGGGAATACCAGAAAACTTCTGGAGCAGCTGATCGGCAGTGACGCAGATATTCTAATCTGCACAAAGTCTGATCTTGTGGTACGGGATATCGATCTGCTGAAGAAGCTTGGACGAGTAACCGTTTCATGGTCGATCAACACACTGGATGAAAATTTTAAGAACGATATGGACTCTGCTTCGAGCATTGAGCGTCGTATCGCTTCTATGAAGCAGGTATATGACGCAGGGATCCGTACAGTCTGTTTCGTATCCCCGGTATTCCCCGGCATCACTGACTTTGAAGCGATCTTTGAGCTGGTAAAGGGTCAGTGCGATCTGTTCTGGCTCGAAAATCTCAATCTTCGGGGCGGTTTCAAGAAGACGATTATGGATTATATCGCTGGAAAATATCCTGACCTTGTACCGCTTTACGATGAGATCTATAACAAGCATAACCGCAGCTACTTTGAAGCGCTTGAAGTAAAAGCTGAGGAAATGGCTAAGAAGTATGATTGTCCCTTTGTGGATAATGAAATGCCTTATGGCAGAGTCCCGCAGGGACATCCGGTTATCGTGGATTATTTCTATCATGAGGAAATCCGAGGGACAGAAAATACCGGAAAAAGGAATCGTTAA
- a CDS encoding cyclophilin-like fold protein: protein MISFLNQPILQYSNEIRSAVLIVHGDKAHSYYFGKDAYENMIKDMQIDGTVLDVEWENNNTVKELKEELKQGEVTIRLSKYSDFEQVGELGKTYSSSDKRITAEARDIMLYSGNKIVVFYGANTWEYTRIGKIKNLSKEEIKRLLSNSDVVLKIKME, encoded by the coding sequence ATGATATCTTTTCTAAACCAACCAATTCTACAGTATAGTAATGAAATCCGTAGTGCTGTACTTATCGTTCATGGGGATAAGGCACATAGCTATTACTTTGGAAAAGATGCCTATGAAAATATGATAAAAGACATGCAAATAGATGGCACTGTACTTGATGTTGAATGGGAAAACAATAATACTGTAAAGGAACTAAAGGAAGAATTAAAACAAGGAGAGGTAACCATCCGGTTATCTAAATATAGCGATTTCGAGCAGGTAGGAGAATTGGGTAAAACTTACTCCTCATCTGATAAAAGAATTACAGCAGAAGCCAGAGATATAATGCTGTACTCTGGAAACAAAATAGTTGTATTTTATGGAGCAAACACATGGGAATATACTCGAATTGGGAAGATTAAAAATTTAAGCAAGGAAGAAATAAAGCGATTATTAAGCAATAGTGATGTGGTATTAAAGATAAAAATGGAATGA
- a CDS encoding radical SAM mobile pair system MarR family transcriptional regulator encodes MEMNGGFLVTKIKQLGDRIFEKILSEKNIDAFNGAQGRILYVLWQEDGIPIGSLSIKCGLAITSLTTMLERMENQGLISRVQSETDKRKILLFLTEKAHALKDEYNSVSDEMGSIYYKGFSEEEITRFEECLDRIRKNLEEWQKS; translated from the coding sequence ATGGAAATGAATGGAGGATTTCTTGTCACCAAAATAAAACAGCTTGGAGACCGGATCTTTGAGAAGATTCTCAGTGAAAAGAATATTGATGCGTTCAATGGAGCCCAGGGGCGTATTCTTTATGTGCTGTGGCAGGAGGATGGAATCCCGATTGGGTCACTCTCGATCAAATGTGGATTAGCGATAACTTCTCTTACGACGATGCTGGAAAGAATGGAAAATCAAGGGCTGATAAGCCGCGTTCAGTCTGAAACGGACAAAAGGAAAATACTCCTGTTTCTGACTGAGAAAGCACATGCCTTAAAGGACGAGTACAATTCTGTATCTGATGAGATGGGCAGTATTTACTACAAAGGTTTTTCAGAGGAAGAAATTACCCGGTTTGAGGAATGCCTCGACCGTATCAGAAAGAATCTTGAGGAGTGGCAGAAGTCATGA
- a CDS encoding family 20 glycosylhydrolase, whose amino-acid sequence MRTKTLKEKAMVLVPFFLFLFLQPAVYAQTNGTMPKREFVIAFHAIVNTDKTGKNLIKELPDLQKRGINTLFLQIGYNYQWKSDPKLYNKYVLSETVAREIAAECRRLSIDLIPEINCLGHQSWKTKTFALLKAYPELDETPGLYPGNKGIYCRSLCSSNEKVYTILFGLIDEITEVFSVKKIHVGLDEVFLIGEDACPLCRGKDKAELFAGAVNRLYDHCVKKRGLTMYMWGDRLINSEDEESGYKGEYESSCNGTDPAVDLIPKDIIICDWHYDELERYGSIPFFLNKGFRVLPTSFKDIKAVNALIDYSLLYKDNPAMLGHMYTAWDNVTNKNLARYKPMVKTIDKLK is encoded by the coding sequence ATGAGAACAAAAACTCTCAAAGAAAAAGCTATGGTACTCGTACCCTTCTTTCTTTTTTTATTTTTACAGCCGGCTGTTTATGCTCAAACAAACGGCACCATGCCTAAACGCGAATTCGTCATTGCTTTTCACGCAATTGTAAATACCGACAAAACGGGCAAAAATCTGATAAAAGAACTGCCCGATTTACAAAAACGGGGAATCAATACGCTTTTTCTTCAAATAGGCTACAACTATCAATGGAAAAGCGATCCAAAACTCTATAACAAATATGTGCTTTCCGAAACCGTTGCACGCGAAATTGCTGCAGAATGCCGCAGGCTTTCCATCGACCTTATCCCCGAAATAAACTGTCTCGGCCATCAATCGTGGAAAACCAAAACCTTCGCCCTGCTTAAAGCCTATCCTGAACTGGACGAAACACCCGGCCTCTACCCCGGCAATAAAGGCATTTATTGCAGAAGTCTCTGCTCTTCCAATGAAAAAGTCTACACGATTTTATTCGGTTTAATCGACGAAATTACCGAAGTCTTTTCGGTAAAAAAAATACATGTCGGCTTGGACGAGGTGTTTTTGATCGGCGAAGACGCCTGCCCCCTTTGCCGCGGAAAAGACAAGGCCGAACTTTTTGCCGGTGCAGTGAACAGACTCTACGATCACTGTGTCAAAAAACGGGGACTTACAATGTACATGTGGGGCGACCGCCTCATCAACAGCGAGGATGAAGAGAGCGGTTATAAGGGTGAATACGAAAGCTCGTGTAACGGCACCGATCCCGCCGTCGACCTTATTCCCAAGGACATCATCATCTGCGACTGGCACTATGACGAGCTGGAACGCTACGGCTCCATTCCGTTTTTTTTAAACAAGGGCTTCCGCGTCCTGCCGACAAGTTTTAAAGATATTAAAGCGGTAAACGCTCTTATCGACTATTCGCTTTTATACAAGGATAACCCTGCTATGCTAGGGCACATGTACACGGCATGGGACAATGTTACAAACAAAAACCTCGCCCGGTATAAACCGATGGTCAAAACGATAGACAAATTAAAGTAA
- a CDS encoding radical SAM mobile pair protein A: MSICIKDQIQNMNIVIGCTVGCAYCYARNNVRRWHMIDDFADPEFFPGKLKMMEKKRPQNFLLTGMSDLSGWKPEWRDEVFAKIRENPQHQFLFLTKRPDLLDFDTDLENAWFGVTVTRKAELWRIDALRRNIRAKHYHVTFEPLFDDPGTVGLSGINWIVVGTMTGAQSRKVHTEPEWAWSLTDQAHTLGIPVFMKEDLVSIIGDENMIQEMPEEFNKVLEVQRSWQK, from the coding sequence ATGAGTATTTGTATCAAAGATCAGATTCAAAACATGAATATCGTCATCGGCTGCACAGTGGGGTGTGCATATTGCTATGCCCGCAACAATGTGAGGCGCTGGCATATGATTGATGACTTCGCTGACCCTGAATTCTTTCCGGGTAAGCTCAAGATGATGGAAAAGAAACGTCCGCAGAACTTTCTTCTTACCGGCATGAGCGATCTCTCCGGATGGAAGCCGGAATGGAGAGACGAGGTATTTGCAAAGATCCGTGAAAATCCACAGCATCAGTTCCTATTCCTTACCAAGCGACCCGATCTTCTGGATTTTGATACAGATCTGGAAAACGCATGGTTTGGCGTTACGGTGACGAGGAAAGCAGAACTGTGGCGTATTGACGCGCTTCGGAGAAACATCAGAGCAAAACACTACCATGTTACCTTTGAGCCGTTATTCGACGATCCCGGTACAGTTGGCCTTTCCGGAATCAACTGGATCGTTGTCGGCACCATGACTGGAGCTCAGAGCAGGAAGGTTCATACGGAGCCGGAGTGGGCATGGTCTCTGACGGACCAGGCACACACGCTCGGCATTCCGGTGTTTATGAAGGAAGACCTTGTCTCTATCATAGGGGATGAAAATATGATTCAGGAAATGCCGGAAGAATTCAATAAAGTGTTGGAGGTACAGAGATCATGGCAGAAGTAA